GAGGTACAgcaatattttgtattctgtCACCAGATTGCATAGTTCTGTCTCAAGTACAAGTACCCGCTTCGCTTCCCCAAGATGCAGTGACAAGGTATTCTACCTCTGGCACAGACATTTGTGGTCACCAGCACTTTCTCTTTGCCCTCTCTGAAACGCTCGATCACCGCAGCTCTTTGTTCCACCATCATCTCGCCACTTAGCAGTGCCACCTGGTGACCTTCTTTTGACAGCTCTCCTGCCAGCCAGCCCGCTGTTTTACGAGTCTGAAATGTAAAGCAAGAGCAATTAAGCTTTTTCTGGGAAAACACTTTTTGAACTTCAAACAGGAACAGGCCTCTCTTAACAGAAGGGAATGCTCAGGTCTCTAACTCTGCTCGTTCCAGGATTCTAGCATCATAGTTTAAAaggaacaaagaacaaaaaacatttcaatttctgtTTGAAAGCCTAAACATTACAATAAAACTTAGAGACATGTTTTCTATTTCCTTTTATATAGGACAGCTCTTTGTGTGTAGTCAGAAGGCTCCACTGCTTGTCTGGGTCGCTCAGCAACAAGGAAAAGACTTAATAGGAAACTTAGCGTAAGACCACATGCCTTGCACCAAGAAGACTGGGACAAGTGTAGTATGTTGTAACACTAACTATTCATTTTTGGAAATtggctagatttcaagttgaaAACATCCCCTTAAGACCATCCAGTGAGAATCTCTGCTGAAGGGTTGAGTCAAGCAGTTATAAAAATTAACTAGCATCTTGAATTTTAAAGTCCTGACTATGTCAAACATTGCATTTTAAAACTGCAGGAAATGGCTCTTTGCTTTAGTGGACACTTGGGTACAGAACATGTGCCTTAACAAACCAGTCTTCTTCCTATCTAGGGCTAAGCTTTGCTAGTGTGATCACCATTGGCCTCAATTAAAATTTGCAATTACAGCAGCTTCCATACAAGAATCTCAGAGTGCCACAACACACCTGTGATGtatcatcaccattttacagagagggaagcTGAAGTCCAGCAGGGTCACAAGCCAGTGGCAGACCTATTACCTACAAGACTTATTTTTCCATCCCATTAAAgcctttttgcttttatttttatcgTTTTGTTGTACACTTTGTTTAAAGACATATTTTACGGGTTTACagaaccccaaatgctttttatttttaaagcagtctTCCAAAATCAAGTGAGCCACATAGCCACACGATGGCTAGAACTATGCAAGCAACAAACATGTTTAAGACCAGCTGGGGCTAGATGGCTCCAGCATGGTTGCCATGACTCTCATGGGGCAGAGTTTGGCTATCACAATTTTAAGAAACTCCCTGTTCACAAGAGTAAGCGAAACTACACTAGgaatattgtttttaataactGTTAGTAGGGTTTCAGCCTCAGCAGAGATAGGACCAACAGGCAACTAGTATTAGAGACAACCCAAGAAGGCCGATTCTTCCAGCCACCCTCCTGCATTTTATCATTTCCAAGACAAGATGAGGAATGGCTTGTTCCTCATTTGTGCTCCTAGAATGATCATGCCCTCAATCTTCTTGCAAGGAGTCTGTGTCACTAGGATTCTTGGCATTTGCAGATGCTATTTCAGAATGGGGCTGTTTTTAATGAGAGCTCCCTTCTGTTTAGGGTGTGGCAGAGGTCACTCCATTCTCCAGAACGACTCACATGACAGAAGATCATGGCCTGGGCGATGGTGATGGCTCCATATATATTACATAGAGCATGGAACTTCTCATCTCGATTATTACATAGAACATAGTATTGCTTAATGGTGTCCAGTGTCTCCTCCTCTCGCTTCAGTTTGATGATGTTGGGGTCAGGAACAACTTTTTGGGCAAATTTCCATACAGAATCTTCAAATGTGGCAGAAAATAGGAGCATCTGACAATCTCTGGGGAGCATtctgcaaggcaaggcaaggcaaacaAGTTAGGGTTTCCCTATTAGAAACCATCAGCCCACTGGAACCTATGGTAGCCCAGCAACAAAGCATGGCTCACAGTCACTTACAAGCCTTTGGAACCAGCCTTTTAAATCTGTTAGGCTTTCTAAACATTAGCCTATGTGTATCTAATCACATCCCAACTCAATCTGCCAGTGGCATCTAGGTAATTTGGACATTTTAAGCAATGAATCCTCCTCAGGGGATAGGGAGGGCGGTTCTCGTTCCTTGAAATAATTAAATGTCTGTCTTTGATGAAATTCTAGCTTTATGAACTGCCTGGATTAGAGTTAAATGTATTTCTATTGTAGCCTGTGGCCTTAGTGGTTAAGTCACCAACAAATAATCACGTCCTGCCATTTGGAAGACAGCCCTTCCTGCAACCATGAAGAGGAAATGGGACATTAAATAGGCCAATGAGAGAAACCAACTGGCTGTGGTGGAAGTGAACTAGAATCTTTCCCTTTCCTCAAACAGCGCAGATGACAGCATAGGGTTGGTCCTTACCTCTGAATGCGGATGCTCTGATCTTGATGGCCCTGGGTTGCTATCATTACATCAGCCTCATCCAGGACAAACACTTTAATCTTCTTGGGGTCTATGAATTTCAGTTTGGAGCACCAGTCCAGGACAGTACCAGGAGTGCCAATTACAATCTgctcagagatcttctgacctcTCTCCACTGTTAGTAGACAGAAAGGCTTTCATGAGATTTGTGTGCACAGTGCTTCCATGAGAAGGTGAAAGCTGTATCATTGTGTATGTTACTCCACACCCTACTCTCTTGCTCAGAGTCCTTCCCCTACTCTGGAGactgctattaaaataaaaaataaaataaaataaataaatacacactgACGCACACAGAGTTCTATTAGTGCCAGAGCAACAGATGTCAATACATCCTCTTTAGGGCAGTTTTGCAGCATCCAACCTTGCTTTCCCAGTCTTATCCTCCTCTTAGTAAGGGAGGTAATCTGTCAGGACATTAACCCCTTCTGAAGCGCACAAGATCCACTACTTCTCCCCAACTTCATGAATTTAGCAGTTTAGAGAGTGCCTACATCTCAAACAAGTAATATCTATAATTATCTGCTATGCAGATTGCACCAGCAACCCACAATATGAAAGATCCACTTGGACAAAACAGATCAGCCACCAATAAAGCTCGACAGCCATTGCCATTTCACACATAGTTACAAAGTTCAGTTATTTTCTGAGGAGATGGAGGAAGAAACTCAAGTAAAAAACACAGAGCATGAACTGTCCAATTCCCACTCGATGCCCAGTTTACGGCTTCCAAGAGTGAAGTCCCATTACACCAGCTCATGTTCTATACAGCACTCAGACCTGACAGGCCAACTGTGCTAGGAGTATCTGCTGTCAAACTCAGTGTAATCATTTGCAAATGTTAAgagaaaataatgcattaaattcCCATAACCACACCTCACTAGAAAAAGGGGTAAGTCTCCCTGGttagatctggaaaaagggggcgTATTTCCCCTCACACTCACATTTATTGCCTCGGACAGCATATGCAAGTCTTAGCTCCGGATGAAACTTTCCCATCTGTTCAATTACTTTTCCTGTTTGAAGTGCCAGCTCATATGTTGGGGAAAGGCACAAACACTGGAAGGAAAGCAGATAAGAGTATATTAGATTGCCAAATAGAAGATCGTCACACTTTCCTGTGAAATACATTTAGTTGTGAAACTTCACCTCTGTGCAAATAGATGAAAAATAGATGACCAATATTTTAGGATAAAACATTTACTGTTTTAGGCAAATTTCATTAACACTCATCAGCTGAACAGTGTTTTTAGTAATTCTCCCAATTAAAGGAAGTTAGTTTGGATGTGTAGCATCATGTACCGGTTAGTTTTGTACGGCTTGCATGTTTTGTATTGCCCACATAAGCATGTAAACAGAACACCCTGCTAAGAACGTCGATGCTCAGTACTATAGCCAAACAAAGTGCCATATTAACAAAGACATATGTTTTTATAAGGGACATTTCTAATAATATAGCTCGAAGTGAACATAACACAGCATCCTTAGCAAGGAAGCTCTTGCCTTGGTAAAACTGCCAAGtccatttctgcagaacagctaaCTGACATGAAACCTAGGCTGCTGCCCATTCCCTGAAAGGGGGAACTCTACTCTGCATTGCTTCGGAGCAGTGGTTAGAAACATCAGCTAGCTTCCTAAACTGAATTTGCCCAACTCCTGTGCAAAAAGCCCTGTTACCTTTGTGTTAGGGTGCTGGACTGGGTATCAATGTAAACTGGACGAGGCAAGCAGCAAACCATTCAACACCCCATCTACTCTCCACTTCTCAGGGCTCCTCAACCACAGGTGGTTCGTCAGTACAGATCCTCTCCCTTCCAGTCCAAACCCTGCTCCCGCCCCCACACCCCACCATATTCCCCATCCCAACACAGCTGCTCACTGTAACTCCAGTTTGGCTGTTACAGGTACAGAAGGacagagggggcagagaagcagggaggACAGGAACTGGGCTGGTCAGGGGAGCTGGGAGAACCTAGTACCTCTGCACAAAAGAATCAGCATTTTCAACTCTGCTGCCTCTGCTCCCCAGTGCTCAGACTCCACAGCACACTGGGAAGTTGAAGCTTTGTAGCTGCCACCAGTGTCATATTAAAGGAATATAGCTTCTCTCCACTAGATGGCACTGCACTACAACTAAAAACCAGCACAACCATTAGATTCCAGAAGCCACTACCTGTGGATACTTGTTCCCGGGTTCAACTCGACTGAGCATGGCCAAGACGAAGGCAGCTGTCTTACCAGTACCAGACTGAGACTGTGCAATCAGGTTCTGTGGGCTGGATCAACACATAAGGGGACATTTTAAACCCTTTGGCACAAGGTTAAATATAATCCATTATTTATATGACCAGCTAATACGAGATACGCAGTTGTGAGATTTGGCAACATGGCTAACATTAACTGAATGGCAGCCACAGATGAGGGATTTTAATACGTTCTggattaatctggccctgcatctTGGTGACATAAGTTTGGATGTGGCCATCTAGTTTCATAAGGGCAGGCTTACACAAGGAGGAGGACACGAGTGAATTTTCTGCAGGGCGCTTGCAGCTTGGCACAAGCAGCTTCTATGGGCTATGGAGATTTGAAGGGAAAGCTGCTGTGATGTTTTCCATATTGCTCATCTCCCCCTAGTGTTAGCTGCacttttatgctcaaataaatttgttagtctctaaggtgccacaagtcctccttttcttattgtcttcaGTGTAGCTGAGTATGCAGTGCAAGCCCTAGGAAAAGGGTGCTTATGGGGACCTATGGAAGTTTGCTGGGTAGCCAGGCAGCATTCTAAAGAATTTCAGCAGTACAGTCCCATGGAAAGGGAGCCCCTTCAGCACAGCACATACAGCCACTGGTGTGTCTCAATGCCACTTCAGGAAGGCCGTCCCCTAGCCAGAGAGTGTTTACAGTTTAGTAGTAATGGTACACAAGGCTCTCCCATCCTCCCCACTTCCCAGGGGAAGTGGAAAGCAAGGATACGTACGGTTCAGCAAGCATCATGGGCAGAGCATTCTCCTGTATTTTCGATGGTCGGTTGAAGCCCATGGCATAGACACCCTGCAGGAGCTGCGGTTTCCTGGAAAGAGAAAGAGTAAAGTGTTTCTGAACTAGTAAAAAAACAGCACTAGAACCAGGAACTATAGTCAACGGGGGATTTTTTGATTGCAAGTGAAGGGCAGGGGCCTGAAAAGCAAACCCTAACAGCCAGTAGGCCTGGGGCAATGCCTCTATTACTACATTTACCAATAGTAAACTACTGTGGCAAGCCATTTCTTCTCCACATTGCTAACAAAGTGGTTCATCTGTGACCCAATCACTATTAGCTTGTGGACACcctaaaaaaagagaaataccgtagaaccccatttatctggTCTAATTGGGAAGAGGGCCAGTTCAGATAATCAAAACTCAGGATAAATCAGAGAATGGGAAAAGGTGATGCTGCAGCACCATCTAGCGGCCACAGGAGAGATCGCCCGCTTCTGGCCCTGGAGTTGTTTGGTAactgcaaagagccacagaacGGAGGGTCAGATAAACAGGGTTCCCCATCCACAGCACAGCTTTGTACACATGAAACTCTGGACAGCAATCCTCCAATAGGAACAGAAAAACTAGATCAAACATTAGCATCTAAACAGATTGGGAAGCGAAGAGACACTATTTCAAGATTATGTGCCTCCTTGTTTTATCAATGAATAAACTAGTTACTTTTAAGAGCAAAATACAGTACTTAGTAGCCTATCAAAGGATCATTTACATACTGTGATTAACATCTGTGAACCCAATATTTATTTGAACCAAGAAGATACAACAAGACCCTATTTTTTACCTTAAGGAATATTAAACACTGGAAGGAGTCATTTGGCTACAATATGCACtcctgggttctaaattaactaccactcaagaaagagctctaaGTATCAATGCAGACAGCTCAATTAAAATCTCTGCTCAGTATGTAGCAGTGATCAAGAAAGGCAAATGTGTCAGGATGTACAAAGAATAGAACAGAAAACAATACTagaagtaatgacaggtttcagagtagcagccgtgttagtctgtattcgcaaaaagaaaaggaatacttgtggcaccttagagactaacaaatttattagagcataagctttcgtgagctacagctcacttcatcggatgcattcgatgaagtgagctgtagctcacgaaagcttatgctcacataaatttgttagtctccaaggtgccacaagtattccttttctttttgcgaatactagAAGCGTGATCGTGCCTCGCTATACAACAGTAGTGCGCCCAcatctggaacactgtgtgcaggTCAGGTCACCTGGTGTCTAAGATAGCCAAAATAGGGAGTGTTTGGAGACATACACAAAAAGGATTAGAGGACTGAAGAAATTtctttatgaggagagattaaatagaCGGGGACAATAAGGTTAGAGGAGACCCAAGGGCCTGGGCTCAGTGAATGAAAGGGCTAGAGAAGGTAAGTCTGGTGCTTTTATAGACCCTCTCAATACAAGAGCAAGGAAACAGTAAATAAAAAGACAAGAAATTTAACCCACTGATAAAAGACAACATTTTTTACAACACAATTAACATGTGGAACTCTGTCACAAGGTAGCATTGAGACTAAGACCTTAATGAATTAAACATGTATATGAACGAGAACATTGTGTTCATTATATAGGATGAAAACAATTTTATAAAGGATATAAACCTTCATGATTTGGGACTTAAGCCAGCTGCCAAGGGTACGTCTACCCTGCAAAAGATGACcacggcagcaagtctcagagcttgggtcaactgactcatCTGGCAGGACTtgcactacagggctaaaaatagtagtgaaaCCTGGCCCGGGGGGTGGGTGTCTCAGAGCCCCAGCCTAAGGGCCtaccattgctatttttagctccatagCGTAAACCCCATAAGCCCGAGTCGGTTAACCTGGGCTCAGACACTTGCTGccgcagatttttttttgcagtgtagacatacccaaactaatggagttgggaaggaacttCCCCTATGAGCAGGATGTCTCCGTTCGTGGGCTAACTGCACCTCTGGCCCCTCCTGGTCTCCTCAAGGGCACCCCTCGCAGATTCAGGACATCAGCAGTCACCTTCCCTGAGATGGAATCATGTCATTCTCCTGCTCTCAGcccaggccctgggctgcagtcccATGTATCAACTGTGATAACCACAGCAAAGTCTGACTTATGTTCAGTATCTGCAGTTTTCTGTTCGCTCTGGGAGCAATGACAGTGGCAATCAATGACCACACATCTTCCATGCAgccaagtattatttatttagaacaaaagcatttaatGGAAAACGGATCGTAAAACCAAACCGGACTAAACTTGCGTTCCTGTTTCCTGGGAGCAGAGAAGACCTCATTTGTTTTCAGGCACTCCTGCAGGACCAGTCTGTTCTCATCAGGAACAGCACCTGACAAATGACCCACTGCCCCTTCCTCTCCTGAGAGGAGTTTAACTGATTACTGTCCTTTTAAGCTCTAGTTCCCAGCCTGGCAAAACAACTGTGTCACTTTGGACTGGTGCCTGGAAGTATGCCATTGTCTTGTAATTGGCTCCCACGATAAGCAACATCTGACCAAACGCTTGGGGTGGCACTGTTTTGCCTTTATATTTGTTCTTCTCCTAGCCCCCTATTACGCTAGTGcattcacacaggaagtcttatAACCCAATATACAATAACTTCCCCTCACTGACAAGGTCTCTCAGTGTTCATAAATTACATAGTAACTCCACTTCAGTCACACTTATTATTCCACTACTGTCCATTATGGGGTTCCTggcaccttcctctaaagcagtggttctcaacacaGCGGTGGCCCATCACCttctcagggccatacagatactgtatatatatattgtgtagatgcagcccacataacacagagagctgcatatgcagcccacaatggtaaataggttgagaaccgctAGCTGTGTAGGCACGCCTACCAGACACTGAACTAGACAGACTACTGTTCCAATCCAGTATGGAAATTCCCATGTCGCCATGAAGCCCTATCAGCAGCGTCTTAACACCACAGTTATCAGCCCTGCCAGACTCACTAGTCCAAAAGGAGGTACCAGAACAGGAAGAAGTCTGACATGATTGCAAAGGCCATTTAACATTAAAGTTTTGCAAAAGTCACTTTTAAGATTTTGTATTCTTGATGTTCAACCTCTAAGAATGAGAATAAATACTGATTGATGTGAGAAAGAGGCAAGTTATGGCAAGCCTAGCTCAGCAGGATTCAGGCTATTGATTTGTACACTGCTATACGATGGCACTCATTTTAAGTGCAGTGGCGACACCCACAGTATTAAATTGCCAAAGTTACTATCTATTTGCTTCTATTAACAAGGCATCTA
This sequence is a window from Dermochelys coriacea isolate rDerCor1 chromosome 18, rDerCor1.pri.v4, whole genome shotgun sequence. Protein-coding genes within it:
- the LOC119844999 gene encoding ATP-dependent RNA helicase DDX19A isoform X2 — translated: MGFNRPSKIQENALPMMLAEPPQNLIAQSQSGTGKTAAFVLAMLSRVEPGNKYPQCLCLSPTYELALQTGKVIEQMGKFHPELRLAYAVRGNKLERGQKISEQIVIGTPGTVLDWCSKLKFIDPKKIKVFVLDEADVMIATQGHQDQSIRIQRMLPRDCQMLLFSATFEDSVWKFAQKVVPDPNIIKLKREEETLDTIKQYYVLCNNRDEKFHALCNIYGAITIAQAMIFCHTRKTAGWLAGELSKEGHQVALLSGEMMVEQRAAVIERFREGKEKVLVTTNVCARGIDVEQVSVVINFDLPVDKDGNPDNETYLHRIGRTGRFGKRGLAVNMVDSKHSMNILTRIQEHFNKKIEKLDTDDLDEIEKIAN
- the LOC119844999 gene encoding ATP-dependent RNA helicase DDX19B isoform X1, yielding MATDSWALAVDEQEAAAESLSNLHLKEEKTKPDSNGAVVKTENNAEKTEDEEKEDRAAQSLLNKLIRSNLVDTTNQVEVLQRDPTSPLYSVKSFEELRLKPQLLQGVYAMGFNRPSKIQENALPMMLAEPPQNLIAQSQSGTGKTAAFVLAMLSRVEPGNKYPQCLCLSPTYELALQTGKVIEQMGKFHPELRLAYAVRGNKLERGQKISEQIVIGTPGTVLDWCSKLKFIDPKKIKVFVLDEADVMIATQGHQDQSIRIQRMLPRDCQMLLFSATFEDSVWKFAQKVVPDPNIIKLKREEETLDTIKQYYVLCNNRDEKFHALCNIYGAITIAQAMIFCHTRKTAGWLAGELSKEGHQVALLSGEMMVEQRAAVIERFREGKEKVLVTTNVCARGIDVEQVSVVINFDLPVDKDGNPDNETYLHRIGRTGRFGKRGLAVNMVDSKHSMNILTRIQEHFNKKIEKLDTDDLDEIEKIAN